In the genome of Quercus robur chromosome 3, dhQueRobu3.1, whole genome shotgun sequence, one region contains:
- the LOC126717630 gene encoding two-component response regulator ARR22-like, whose product MFGKGASSSKSMEIIGSEKKFSVLIVDDDPIIRKIHSALLSKFTKEIQEVKNGKEAVDLCRSGASFDIIFMDKEMPIMNGLEATKELRAMGVNSTIVGVTSCDLSSERNDFIAAGQNQCYEKPLTIEKIKSLLSELNKNN is encoded by the exons ATGTTCGGAAAAGGAGCATCAAGTTCAAAGAGTATGGAAATCATTGGCTCTGAAAAGAAGTTTTCTGTGCTCATTGTGGATGATGACCCCATCATTAGAAAAATCCATAGTGCACTCCTAAGCAAATTTACTAAGGAAATTCAAGAGgtcaaaaatggaaaagaagCAGTTGATCTTTGCCGATCTGGGGCTtcatttgatattatttttatggacAAGGAGATGCCAATCATGAATGGGCTTGAG gcGACAAAGGAGCTGCGAGCTATGGGCGTCAATAGCACAATTGTGGGAGTCACTTCATGTGATTTAAGCTCTGAAAGAAATGATTTTATTGCAGCTGGTCAAAATCAGTGTTATGAAAAGCCATTAACCATTGAAAAGATCAAGTCTCTCCTGAGCGAGTTAAACAAGAATAACTAA